The genomic interval GTATTTTATGCTTTTGCGATTTGTATCCGTTGTAATCCGTTTGAAGATGGTAAGTTCCGTTTGGTAAATCAGGAAATGTAAATAGCCCTTCTTCATCAGTAATTACACTTAAATTTTTATTTAGATAAACAGTACTTCCACTTACACCAGACGTGTCATGCCTTGAAATAATTTTTCCTGATAAACTAAATTGGGCAAATGCTGTTACGGAAAACAGGCACGCAAATATAAAAACACTAGAAACCTTTAATTTCATCGTTGAAGGGGATAATCCATGTTTTATGCCAGAAAGAATCAGTCTCTTCGGCAAGGTTAGTATTGGAACGAACAATTGGTTTTCCTATCCGGCCGTTAAGAGCAACATACGAATCCACATAGATCTGTGGTTTATTATAACCTTTTTGTTCATAATAATCGTGAAGGATATGCGCATATTGCAAAAGCATATCCGGCTGCGTACTCACCATTTTCTCCTGCAAAGTGGTAAGGAAATTGTTATTATTAATTATTTCCTGCTTTCCGCGATCATCTCTTACGGTGAACTGTGCATAACCTGCTTTTTCCATGAGCATAACCCGCCATGAAAAGCGATAACCCTCCTCGGTCCAGAAAAGCTCATCAGGATATAACAGGTACCGAAACGGGAATAAAAGCTGGATTGTAAAAAATAACACCAAACCGGAGTGCAGGACGAGGGCCGAAATGGGAGAAAAAACATAGTTTTTTGCCGGTCTTAAAAAATTAGGTTCAAACTGAAAAGCAGAGCCTATTGCAGTGATCAGGTTCTGATGGAATCGTCCTGAAAAGAAGATCAGCGCCGTGACAATCATTACATAAGGAAACATACCGATTGGAAACAAAAGCGCAGTAAGCAAGTGAAATAAGACAACAGTCGCATAAGCAAATGGCCTGGTTTTCCTGTTCCATAGTAAGAACCCGATGCTTAAATCATACAGGCAGCCAAACCAGCTGAATACAAATGGAACCCAGAAGGAATTAAATAAAGATCCGATCACAGGCATGTCGTTTCTCGCTGGCAGCCATATTTTCAAAGGTAAAGCGAGTAAGAGCCAGTCACTGTTCAGTTTGGCCAGCCCTGCATAGAAATATAAAATACAAACCATCAGCCGGATAGAATCAATGCACCATGCCGGAATTTTATCAGACCTTAATGTTTTTTTTCTGAAACTATCTACTGAAAAACAGACATGCGCAGGCAGGAAAATGAGCAGAAAACAAATCAGGCTTACAAAATAGTAATGATTTAAATAAGTGGATTTGTCAATGAGCTCAATGTAAGTAAAACTCAAAAATAAACCGGCTGCTGCCCAGCGATATAAAAAACCCAACGCTACAAGAAGTGCGCATATTCCGCAAATTGCAAATAGCAAGTAAGTATTTTCACCCAATGGTTTTACAAATTCAAATCC from Dyadobacter sp. NIV53 carries:
- a CDS encoding HTTM domain-containing protein; its protein translation is MPYLQKYTSAAPLAVFRILFGFMILASIIRFWNKGWIEELYIKPLHFFPYYGFEFVKPLGENTYLLFAICGICALLVALGFLYRWAAAGLFLSFTYIELIDKSTYLNHYYFVSLICFLLIFLPAHVCFSVDSFRKKTLRSDKIPAWCIDSIRLMVCILYFYAGLAKLNSDWLLLALPLKIWLPARNDMPVIGSLFNSFWVPFVFSWFGCLYDLSIGFLLWNRKTRPFAYATVVLFHLLTALLFPIGMFPYVMIVTALIFFSGRFHQNLITAIGSAFQFEPNFLRPAKNYVFSPISALVLHSGLVLFFTIQLLFPFRYLLYPDELFWTEEGYRFSWRVMLMEKAGYAQFTVRDDRGKQEIINNNNFLTTLQEKMVSTQPDMLLQYAHILHDYYEQKGYNKPQIYVDSYVALNGRIGKPIVRSNTNLAEETDSFWHKTWIIPFNDEIKGF